The Acidianus manzaensis genome has a window encoding:
- a CDS encoding aspartate aminotransferase family protein yields MENYIAKTAKSKILYEEAKNHLPYGVSSNYRYFDPYPLYLSRGKGSRVWDVDGNEYIDFNLGFGVLEVGHANEKIIEEVKNAISESSILGFEYSKSIELAKIIKSRFNVDMVRFSSTGTEATMHSIRIARAYTRKKKIIKFEGHYHGSHDQLLVNVNPLRDGIVPASLGVTEESLSNTIVCEWNNLENFEKIVKSSNDIAGVIMEPVAMNMGLIPTNVEFLKGVFELSKEYGFLTIFDETKTGGKMYSGASGYFNVRPDLIILGKAVAGGFPLSVIGGKREVMSVIGPGKTAHGGTFNSNPISVRVSILTLKEILTQNSINYIISLSKELEKGYNDLAEDLDIDLKVSRWGPSGSVFFSDKMPSNYKDFISTDIQRWNTYFYSMLSQGVIPMGGFNEEWTTSIAHTKEDIQIHLEKAEKSLRLAKEKKTDLKLEEAW; encoded by the coding sequence ATGGAAAACTATATCGCTAAGACTGCTAAATCTAAGATTCTCTATGAAGAGGCAAAAAATCACTTACCTTACGGAGTTTCTAGCAATTACAGATATTTTGATCCTTATCCCCTATACTTAAGTCGAGGAAAAGGAAGTAGAGTATGGGACGTAGACGGTAACGAATACATAGACTTCAATTTAGGTTTTGGTGTTTTAGAAGTAGGTCACGCGAACGAAAAGATTATTGAAGAAGTTAAAAATGCTATAAGTGAAAGTAGCATATTAGGATTTGAATATTCTAAAAGCATAGAATTGGCAAAGATTATAAAGAGTAGGTTTAATGTTGATATGGTTAGGTTTTCGTCAACTGGTACTGAAGCTACTATGCATTCTATTAGGATAGCTAGAGCTTATACTAGGAAGAAGAAAATTATAAAATTTGAAGGGCATTATCACGGTTCACACGATCAATTACTAGTTAATGTAAATCCTTTAAGAGATGGTATAGTTCCAGCGAGTTTAGGAGTTACTGAAGAGTCTTTATCTAATACTATTGTATGTGAATGGAATAATTTAGAGAATTTTGAAAAGATAGTCAAATCTTCTAATGATATTGCAGGAGTTATTATGGAACCAGTTGCTATGAATATGGGGTTAATTCCTACTAATGTGGAATTTTTGAAAGGAGTATTTGAGTTATCTAAAGAATATGGATTTCTAACGATTTTTGATGAGACTAAAACTGGTGGTAAAATGTATTCTGGAGCTTCAGGATATTTTAATGTACGTCCAGATTTAATTATTTTAGGTAAGGCAGTTGCTGGTGGATTTCCTTTATCAGTTATTGGAGGTAAAAGAGAAGTAATGAGTGTTATTGGTCCAGGTAAGACTGCACATGGAGGAACTTTCAATTCTAATCCTATATCGGTTAGAGTTTCAATTTTAACATTAAAAGAAATATTGACTCAGAATTCTATAAATTATATTATCTCATTAAGTAAGGAATTGGAAAAAGGCTATAATGATTTAGCTGAAGATTTAGATATTGATTTGAAAGTAAGTAGATGGGGACCTAGCGGTAGTGTATTTTTCAGTGACAAGATGCCTAGTAATTATAAAGATTTCATAAGTACTGATATTCAGAGGTGGAATACATACTTCTATTCAATGCTATCTCAAGGTGTAATTCCAATGGGTGGATTTAATGAAGAATGGACTACTTCAATAGCTCATACTAAGGAAGATATACAGATTCACCTAGAGAAAGCTGAGAAATCATTAAGGTTAGCCAAAGAGAAGAAAACAGATTTAAAATTAGAAGAAGCATGGTAA
- a CDS encoding aspartate aminotransferase family protein, with product MLSDYKKLTLNSLTLYNIASRIMPYGVSSNYRYFEPYPLYLSRGKGSRVWDVDGNEYIDFNMAYGALGIGHSNPKLVKILKEKLENGTILGFEFADTLKLAKIIKSRFNVDMVRFSSTGTEATMHSIRIARAYTRKKKIIKFEGHYHGSHDQLLVNVSPEKNEVMKKSISSYGIPYDVVKNTLIAEWNNYESVEKLVKKEDVAAIIMEPIAMNMGLIKPDVSFLKGIFSLAKEYGFLIIFDEVKTGGKFYSGASGYYGLKPDLITLSKAIAGGLPLSVIAGKKEVMRVVGPNKTAHGGTFSANPLSVTASIVTLTQILTENSLYEAYKLNSMLSKGYQDFADDLDLDLTVSMWGTSGSIFFSKVLPKNYREFSEIDQRPWYKYFWLMLSNGIIPMADYDEQWTISTQHTKEDIMKHLEIAENILKKVKEEFKYR from the coding sequence ATGCTTTCTGATTATAAAAAACTAACATTAAACTCCTTAACATTATATAATATTGCCTCTAGAATTATGCCATACGGAGTTTCTAGCAATTACAGATATTTTGAACCTTATCCCCTATATTTAAGTCGAGGAAAAGGAAGTAGGGTATGGGACGTAGACGGTAACGAATACATAGACTTTAACATGGCTTATGGAGCATTAGGAATAGGTCATTCTAATCCAAAATTAGTAAAAATCTTGAAAGAAAAGTTAGAAAATGGTACAATACTCGGATTTGAATTTGCTGATACACTTAAGTTAGCAAAGATTATAAAGAGTAGGTTTAATGTTGATATGGTTAGGTTTTCGTCAACTGGTACTGAAGCTACTATGCATTCTATTAGGATAGCTAGAGCTTATACTAGGAAGAAGAAAATTATAAAATTTGAAGGGCATTATCACGGATCACATGACCAACTACTAGTTAATGTTAGTCCAGAAAAGAATGAAGTTATGAAAAAGTCTATCTCCTCATATGGAATACCTTATGATGTAGTTAAAAATACGCTAATTGCAGAGTGGAATAATTATGAATCTGTAGAGAAATTAGTTAAGAAAGAAGATGTTGCTGCAATCATAATGGAACCTATAGCAATGAATATGGGTTTAATAAAGCCTGATGTGTCCTTTCTTAAAGGAATCTTTAGTCTTGCTAAAGAATATGGATTCCTTATAATATTTGATGAAGTAAAGACTGGAGGTAAGTTCTATTCTGGAGCGTCTGGATATTATGGTTTAAAGCCTGACTTAATTACTCTCAGTAAAGCCATAGCTGGCGGTTTACCGTTATCAGTTATTGCTGGAAAAAAGGAAGTGATGAGGGTAGTTGGACCAAATAAGACCGCTCATGGTGGAACGTTTAGTGCAAATCCTTTATCTGTAACTGCTTCGATAGTTACATTAACTCAGATTTTAACTGAAAATAGTTTGTACGAAGCGTATAAGCTAAATTCTATGTTGAGTAAAGGTTATCAAGATTTTGCTGATGATTTAGACTTAGACTTAACTGTGTCTATGTGGGGAACTAGCGGTAGTATATTTTTCTCTAAAGTTTTACCGAAAAATTACAGAGAATTTTCGGAAATTGATCAAAGACCTTGGTATAAGTATTTTTGGCTTATGTTATCTAATGGCATAATTCCTATGGCTGATTACGATGAACAATGGACTATTTCAACTCAACATACAAAAGAAGATATTATGAAGCATTTAGAAATAGCTGAAAATATTTTGAAAAAAGTAAAAGAAGAATTCAAATATAGGTAA
- a CDS encoding nitrilase-related carbon-nitrogen hydrolase translates to MDVRIGLIQTYMSKDKDDNIKRQIELVNKAADNHAKIVVLDELSNTIYFAFEQDPKYFSLAEDERGKTISQFKELAKERKINIILPIFERDGFDFYNTAFIIDSNGEIKGKYRKTHVPQDNYFNEYYYFKIGNLGFPVFDLAGIKVGTIICHDRHFPETVRAETIKGAWIVFAPSVAYFKEIWELELKAHAVFNTIYIAGINRIGIEYKEQKEEYFGESMVVSPTGEVISKAGKTEEIVFADISEENIIRARINRPFLKKRLPSYGL, encoded by the coding sequence ATGGATGTTAGAATTGGATTAATTCAAACGTATATGAGTAAAGATAAAGACGATAATATAAAAAGACAAATTGAATTAGTGAATAAAGCAGCTGATAATCATGCTAAAATAGTGGTGTTAGATGAGCTCTCTAATACTATATATTTTGCCTTTGAACAAGATCCTAAATATTTCTCTTTAGCGGAGGATGAAAGAGGTAAAACTATTTCACAATTTAAGGAGTTAGCAAAAGAGAGAAAAATAAATATTATACTGCCAATTTTTGAGAGAGATGGTTTTGATTTTTATAATACTGCTTTTATTATCGATTCTAATGGAGAAATTAAAGGAAAATATAGGAAGACTCATGTTCCTCAAGATAATTACTTTAATGAATACTATTATTTTAAAATAGGAAATTTAGGATTTCCAGTTTTCGATTTAGCTGGAATTAAAGTAGGTACAATCATTTGCCATGATAGGCATTTTCCAGAAACCGTTAGAGCTGAGACTATAAAAGGAGCGTGGATAGTTTTTGCTCCCTCAGTAGCATACTTCAAAGAAATTTGGGAATTAGAATTGAAAGCTCATGCGGTCTTTAATACTATTTACATAGCTGGAATTAATAGAATAGGTATAGAATACAAAGAGCAAAAAGAAGAATATTTTGGAGAATCAATGGTTGTTTCACCTACGGGAGAAGTAATTTCTAAAGCAGGAAAGACTGAAGAAATAGTTTTTGCTGATATTAGCGAAGAAAATATAATTAGAGCTAGAATAAACAGACCATTCCTAAAAAAGAGACTTCCTTCTTATGGACTATGA
- a CDS encoding urease subunit gamma has translation MLFTPREQEKLLLSWAAELARRRKAKGLKLNYEEALAIITDYIIESAREGKRMSEIITGAQQLLKEEDVMDEVPEMLDIVQVEATFPDGTKLVTVRNPIKSNKKALNTFIIQPGEVELNEDEVKLEVVNSGDRPIQVSSHFHFFEVNKNLKFDREKAFGMRLNIPAGTSIRFEPGEKKIISLTKIKGNRRVTGLNGLTEGSLDYNKKEALEKAKEKGFA, from the coding sequence ATGCTATTCACTCCAAGAGAGCAAGAAAAATTACTATTATCCTGGGCAGCAGAATTAGCTAGAAGAAGAAAAGCAAAAGGATTAAAACTAAATTATGAAGAAGCATTAGCTATTATAACTGATTATATAATTGAAAGTGCAAGAGAAGGAAAACGAATGAGTGAAATAATAACAGGGGCACAACAGTTACTGAAGGAAGAAGACGTAATGGATGAAGTTCCAGAAATGTTAGATATAGTTCAAGTAGAAGCAACATTCCCAGATGGGACTAAATTAGTAACAGTGAGAAATCCAATAAAAAGTAACAAAAAGGCATTAAACACGTTCATTATACAGCCTGGAGAAGTAGAATTAAATGAAGACGAAGTAAAGTTAGAAGTAGTTAATTCTGGAGATAGGCCAATTCAAGTAAGTTCTCATTTTCATTTCTTTGAAGTTAATAAAAATCTAAAGTTTGATAGAGAAAAAGCATTCGGAATGAGATTAAACATACCAGCTGGAACTTCAATAAGATTTGAGCCTGGAGAGAAAAAGATAATATCATTAACTAAAATAAAAGGGAATAGAAGAGTTACTGGATTAAATGGATTAACTGAAGGATCCTTAGATTATAACAAAAAAGAAGCATTAGAAAAAGCTAAAGAGAAGGGATTCGCATGA
- a CDS encoding FAD-binding oxidoreductase: MDYIKELKKRFKVATDLETRERYSKDYGFISPKLSKFRKIADAVVWLYSEEEIKEFFKIQQDYHFYIVERGNGTNTLGGAMPIKEKSVIVIPEMKKFEVLNGKLISDPSVEFNDLDVSSLPVYPTSFNMATIGGFVAGGSLGIGSLKYGAVWDNVNMIKVVNQKGEYTFYDNDVKKVVQSAGTVGIITKIGFRLIKRDKIVVKNYKFKKVGDAINKALDLIDEAEFISIRSKEMAYNISNENWDNWNLIVGFPGEDGKPVTSADIITTFAGAYFTVVNKKKVSYYSVDVKIEDLEKLDKIKGMIDCELARSQGKLFSHTYFLGFSEIPLQNEKVFNLHSYKINDRVEEDRLKKIIDFKKVVDPEDYINPGKIEY; this comes from the coding sequence GTGGATTACATAAAAGAATTGAAAAAGAGATTTAAGGTAGCTACAGATTTAGAAACAAGAGAAAGATATTCTAAGGATTATGGGTTTATATCTCCTAAATTATCAAAATTTAGGAAAATAGCTGACGCAGTAGTTTGGTTATATAGTGAAGAAGAAATAAAAGAGTTCTTTAAAATTCAGCAAGATTATCATTTTTATATTGTTGAAAGAGGAAATGGAACAAACACTTTAGGAGGTGCAATGCCAATAAAAGAGAAATCTGTCATAGTTATACCAGAAATGAAGAAATTTGAAGTATTAAACGGAAAATTAATTTCAGATCCGTCTGTAGAGTTTAATGATTTAGACGTTTCATCTTTACCAGTTTACCCAACCAGTTTTAATATGGCAACTATTGGAGGTTTCGTAGCTGGCGGATCATTAGGAATAGGCTCATTAAAGTATGGTGCAGTATGGGACAATGTGAATATGATAAAAGTAGTTAATCAAAAAGGAGAATATACATTTTATGATAATGATGTGAAGAAAGTTGTTCAATCTGCTGGAACTGTAGGAATTATAACTAAGATAGGATTTAGACTAATTAAAAGAGATAAAATCGTTGTAAAAAATTATAAATTCAAAAAGGTTGGAGATGCAATAAATAAAGCTTTGGATTTGATTGATGAAGCTGAATTTATAAGTATAAGAAGTAAAGAAATGGCTTATAATATTTCAAATGAAAATTGGGATAATTGGAATTTAATAGTAGGTTTCCCGGGTGAAGACGGTAAACCAGTAACTTCAGCTGATATCATAACAACTTTTGCTGGAGCTTATTTTACCGTAGTTAATAAGAAAAAAGTAAGCTATTACTCTGTTGATGTTAAAATTGAAGACTTAGAAAAACTGGATAAAATAAAAGGTATGATTGACTGCGAATTAGCTAGATCTCAAGGTAAATTATTCTCACACACATATTTCTTAGGATTTAGCGAAATACCTCTACAAAATGAAAAAGTATTCAATTTACACTCATATAAGATAAATGATAGAGTAGAAGAAGACAGATTAAAGAAGATAATAGATTTCAAGAAAGTCGTAGATCCAGAAGATTATATAAATCCTGGAAAAATAGAATACTAA
- a CDS encoding APC family permease yields the protein MSGKNLFVRESSGLVKQVNATDSIMLNLGNMSAGIALFTSISPYITGGGIIWIAAIIGLILTLPQAYIYMFLSGKIPRTGGDYVWLSRLTHGSVGMTMGFALMIESTAFFALVAYFFSSAVGTVLSTIGSLDGIPSLVSLSSTLSTPLYSYLLGAVIFAIIIGFNIFKAKWGYKLVTVSVIISIITTIIAMGIIAVNIPDFHTAITPFLKAMSITPPSNYASSVSPFSIIATIGILPLLAIFTYPWMQATPAIAAEAKNVNYVKLGIIVPLLLTGAFVTIGFGLLYLAGGYAFTNYEFINNGFVYTFWTVAMGLTSNAILQWIIGIGLMIWEFSVLAYGVIVFSRYIFAMGFDRLLPEIFTRLNKAGSPVYTHIFDLALTLLFLVLPVISISGATALYGAIVIGMIYFFTVSIAAAKYGIQNKYWPVVASGIFEAGYFIFLTYEAVTNPVFGFAEPNGAPNPITLGFVIGAFVAGLAIYLVAKYYHKTKEGLNVDVLFKEIPPE from the coding sequence GTGAGCGGTAAAAATTTATTTGTAAGAGAAAGTTCTGGGTTAGTAAAACAAGTCAATGCTACGGATTCTATAATGCTAAACTTAGGAAATATGTCAGCAGGAATAGCATTATTCACTTCAATATCGCCTTACATTACTGGAGGAGGAATAATATGGATAGCAGCAATAATAGGGTTAATATTGACATTGCCCCAAGCTTATATTTACATGTTTTTATCTGGTAAAATACCAAGAACTGGAGGAGATTACGTATGGTTATCTAGACTTACTCATGGATCCGTTGGAATGACTATGGGATTTGCATTAATGATAGAATCTACGGCATTTTTTGCATTAGTTGCATATTTCTTTTCATCTGCTGTTGGTACTGTTTTATCAACAATAGGAAGTTTAGATGGAATACCATCTTTAGTATCATTATCATCTACCTTATCTACACCTTTGTATTCCTATTTACTAGGTGCGGTAATATTTGCGATAATAATAGGCTTTAACATATTTAAAGCAAAATGGGGATATAAATTAGTTACAGTAAGTGTAATTATTTCTATAATAACTACTATAATAGCGATGGGTATTATAGCAGTAAATATTCCTGATTTCCATACGGCTATAACTCCATTTCTAAAAGCTATGAGTATTACTCCTCCAAGCAATTACGCTTCTTCGGTTTCTCCCTTTAGCATTATAGCTACTATAGGAATACTTCCCTTATTAGCCATATTTACTTATCCTTGGATGCAAGCTACTCCCGCTATTGCTGCAGAAGCTAAAAATGTTAATTACGTAAAGTTAGGAATTATTGTACCATTATTGTTAACTGGAGCATTTGTTACTATAGGTTTTGGATTGCTCTATTTAGCAGGAGGTTATGCATTTACGAACTACGAATTCATAAACAATGGTTTTGTTTATACTTTCTGGACAGTAGCTATGGGATTAACGTCTAACGCCATTTTACAATGGATAATAGGAATTGGATTAATGATTTGGGAATTCTCAGTACTAGCTTATGGAGTTATAGTTTTCTCTAGATATATTTTTGCTATGGGTTTTGATAGATTATTACCAGAAATATTTACTAGATTAAACAAAGCAGGTTCTCCAGTATATACTCACATCTTCGATTTAGCTCTAACATTATTATTCCTAGTACTGCCCGTAATATCAATATCTGGAGCTACGGCACTGTATGGAGCAATAGTAATAGGAATGATATATTTCTTTACTGTGAGCATAGCAGCAGCAAAATATGGAATTCAAAACAAATATTGGCCTGTAGTAGCTTCTGGAATATTTGAAGCTGGATATTTTATTTTCCTAACTTATGAGGCAGTTACAAATCCAGTATTTGGTTTTGCTGAACCTAATGGAGCGCCAAATCCAATAACTTTAGGTTTCGTAATAGGAGCTTTTGTAGCTGGATTAGCAATATACCTAGTTGCAAAATACTATCACAAGACTAAAGAAGGACTTAATGTGGATGTATTATTTAAAGAAATTCCACCAGAATAA
- a CDS encoding saccharopine dehydrogenase C-terminal domain-containing protein codes for MKVCVIGGAGLVGSATVKDLIENNIDVRVIDIRRPKYNVEYVEGNLNNIEDIANKIKDCDYVINTAQYYFNLKAMDASLKAGVNYIDLGGLFWITVKQLEKNKEFEKEGILALIGMGAEPGITNMGAKLLSQLYGNPKKIKIRNGWKSLGSEFKFNWSVDTQMDEMTMDAPVWENGKYKYYKALSLSEEIEFSQPVGKIKTYLTINSELATFPSSFNAEYVDWMEGGDGFESVISIGKIFGDNIEILGIKSRDYLKELLKVKNFIGSEGDEWESAKIIFEYEDKTAEIEILIPPKDNFDGTQYGAGIPSSIAVQMKVKGSGVLPPEKVVEPNVFFKELKKRGFKTIIRCEEIK; via the coding sequence ATGAAAGTTTGTGTTATTGGCGGTGCTGGACTAGTAGGTTCAGCTACCGTAAAAGATTTGATAGAAAATAATATAGACGTAAGAGTAATAGATATTCGACGACCTAAATATAATGTAGAATATGTAGAAGGAAATTTAAATAATATTGAAGATATTGCAAATAAAATAAAGGATTGTGATTATGTAATAAATACTGCACAGTATTATTTTAATCTAAAAGCAATGGATGCTTCTTTAAAGGCAGGAGTTAATTATATTGATTTAGGCGGATTATTTTGGATAACAGTAAAACAATTAGAGAAAAATAAAGAATTTGAGAAAGAAGGAATACTAGCACTCATAGGCATGGGTGCAGAGCCTGGAATAACTAATATGGGAGCAAAATTATTATCGCAATTATACGGGAATCCAAAGAAAATAAAAATAAGAAATGGATGGAAATCATTAGGCTCAGAGTTTAAATTCAATTGGAGTGTTGATACACAAATGGATGAAATGACAATGGATGCTCCAGTTTGGGAAAATGGAAAATACAAATATTATAAAGCATTAAGTTTAAGTGAAGAAATAGAATTTTCACAACCAGTAGGAAAAATTAAAACTTACTTGACTATAAATAGTGAATTAGCCACTTTTCCATCATCTTTTAACGCCGAATACGTAGACTGGATGGAAGGAGGTGATGGATTTGAGTCAGTTATCAGTATAGGAAAAATATTTGGTGATAATATCGAAATTTTAGGAATAAAAAGTAGAGATTATTTAAAAGAACTATTAAAAGTAAAGAATTTTATAGGTTCAGAAGGAGATGAGTGGGAATCAGCAAAAATCATTTTTGAATATGAAGACAAAACTGCAGAAATAGAAATATTAATTCCACCAAAAGATAATTTTGATGGTACACAATATGGAGCAGGAATACCGTCAAGCATAGCTGTACAGATGAAAGTAAAAGGCAGTGGAGTACTACCTCCAGAAAAAGTCGTTGAACCTAATGTATTCTTTAAAGAATTAAAGAAAAGAGGATTTAAAACAATAATTAGATGTGAAGAGATAAAGTAA
- a CDS encoding cytosine permease has protein sequence MKEIKISSINLDISDYNQGKHVIPESYYNPNIAPLPKGVKTWNWINFTTIWAGMVHNVVQFELAGLLTFELGAPLALTIIAIAYGTLLIALYLNGHIGAKWGIPYPTAVRPMFGIKGARIPVIIRAISALFWFALQTYIGGTIINAVLGIFFPAWNSLTTNVIGMPENIAISMLIFWSLNVLVLFRGMNEIKDFELIIGPIIMITIGGLFVYSLSLSHGLGPLFAVKGYEAPTISNILLAVSSFAAAYSTLALNIPDFTRFSKSQKDQFIGQAIGLPVLLTLWSFIAIGLSSTMIYLYHVPMSEAINYVNPVYIMFLLTKNSILSLIVGISFIIATISVNIAANMVSPVYDLISLFPKKISTWGKASILAALVSFLYAPWLWYNNAGTVENILGLIGSGLGAVAGIMIADYWILSKKHISLVDLFMPTGKYWYLKGYNIKALLSMSIGFLVPVIGFIIPQLNFLYDYGWYMAVLLSLSIYIILIKKVK, from the coding sequence ATGAAAGAAATTAAAATATCTAGCATAAATTTAGATATATCAGACTATAATCAAGGTAAACATGTAATACCAGAATCATATTATAATCCAAATATTGCACCATTACCTAAAGGAGTAAAAACATGGAACTGGATAAATTTTACAACAATATGGGCTGGAATGGTTCATAATGTAGTACAATTTGAGTTAGCAGGATTATTAACCTTCGAATTAGGTGCGCCATTAGCTTTAACTATAATAGCTATAGCTTATGGTACATTGCTAATAGCATTATATCTAAATGGACATATTGGAGCGAAGTGGGGAATACCATATCCAACCGCAGTTAGACCTATGTTTGGTATAAAAGGAGCTAGAATTCCAGTAATAATAAGAGCTATTAGTGCATTATTTTGGTTTGCGCTACAGACGTATATAGGCGGTACAATAATAAATGCAGTATTAGGAATATTCTTTCCTGCGTGGAACTCTCTAACAACTAACGTTATCGGCATGCCTGAAAATATAGCAATCTCAATGCTTATCTTTTGGAGTCTAAACGTGTTAGTTCTATTTAGAGGAATGAATGAGATAAAAGATTTTGAATTAATCATAGGACCAATAATTATGATAACGATAGGTGGATTATTTGTTTATTCTCTTTCTCTTTCTCATGGTTTAGGACCATTATTTGCAGTAAAAGGTTATGAGGCTCCGACTATATCAAACATATTATTAGCTGTTTCTTCATTTGCAGCAGCTTATTCTACTCTAGCATTGAATATACCGGACTTTACTAGATTTTCAAAATCTCAAAAAGACCAATTTATAGGACAAGCTATTGGATTACCAGTTCTTTTAACATTATGGTCATTCATTGCTATAGGCTTATCTTCAACCATGATATATTTATACCATGTACCTATGTCTGAGGCTATAAATTATGTTAATCCAGTATATATAATGTTCTTATTGACTAAAAATTCCATTCTTTCATTAATTGTTGGTATAAGCTTCATTATTGCTACAATATCAGTTAATATAGCTGCAAATATGGTATCTCCAGTTTATGATTTAATAAGTCTATTCCCTAAGAAAATATCTACGTGGGGTAAAGCATCTATCCTAGCTGCATTGGTCAGTTTCCTTTATGCCCCATGGCTATGGTATAATAATGCAGGTACTGTGGAAAATATTCTAGGGTTAATTGGTTCTGGATTAGGTGCAGTAGCTGGAATAATGATTGCTGACTATTGGATATTAAGTAAAAAACACATAAGCCTAGTGGATTTGTTTATGCCAACTGGAAAATATTGGTACTTGAAAGGTTATAATATAAAAGCGCTATTATCTATGTCTATTGGTTTCTTAGTACCTGTAATAGGATTTATAATTCCACAGCTTAATTTCCTTTATGACTATGGTTGGTATATGGCAGTATTACTAAGTTTGTCAATATATATTATACTCATAAAGAAAGTAAAATGA
- a CDS encoding cupin domain-containing protein: MESREEKLKQLLDDLKDRNLGTYMTAFDARYSNYPVFYPEPTPFMTISMWRYEDIKKLLFKLREVIDPSMTDRVNIHLENSGIKKLAPEFPAPATPTMHAGVQIIGPKDRPPAHRHLTNGLRVGLEFPPEGGYTTVNGIRIRMEKGDVALTPAFTWHDHGNLGNDYTFWYDADDAPMTFWLGVEWYETLKDTEGKLIQDVKGYESDIEVKYSYNYLPLSEPRQEVNPVWYYPYKKTREALIKMSEKNDFGSAIELINPQNGGSALPTISLQYYLVKPGAETRPVRKTESIIMFPLEGEATFIIGDNEREYKLKQYDFITLPPWTKYKIYNEGKEPAIIFKQSDAPIYKKLEKYREKIY; this comes from the coding sequence GTGGAATCTAGAGAGGAAAAACTTAAACAATTATTAGATGATTTAAAAGATAGAAATCTAGGCACTTATATGACTGCATTTGATGCAAGATATTCAAACTATCCTGTTTTCTATCCTGAACCTACACCTTTTATGACAATATCTATGTGGAGATACGAAGATATAAAAAAGTTACTTTTCAAACTTAGAGAAGTCATAGATCCATCAATGACTGACAGAGTAAATATTCATCTAGAAAATTCTGGTATAAAAAAGTTAGCTCCAGAGTTTCCAGCCCCTGCAACACCTACTATGCATGCAGGAGTTCAAATCATTGGACCTAAGGACAGACCTCCAGCTCATAGACACTTAACTAATGGTTTAAGAGTAGGATTAGAATTTCCACCAGAAGGAGGATATACTACTGTAAACGGAATTAGAATAAGAATGGAAAAAGGGGACGTAGCACTAACTCCAGCATTTACATGGCATGATCATGGAAATTTAGGTAATGACTATACATTCTGGTATGATGCTGATGATGCTCCTATGACTTTCTGGCTTGGAGTAGAATGGTATGAGACACTTAAAGATACTGAAGGTAAGTTAATACAAGATGTTAAAGGCTATGAAAGCGATATTGAAGTGAAGTACTCTTATAATTACTTGCCTTTATCAGAACCTAGGCAAGAGGTTAATCCAGTCTGGTATTATCCATATAAGAAAACTAGGGAAGCTTTAATAAAAATGAGTGAGAAGAATGACTTTGGTTCTGCTATAGAATTGATTAATCCACAAAATGGCGGATCTGCACTACCAACTATAAGTTTACAGTATTATTTAGTTAAACCTGGTGCAGAAACCAGACCAGTTAGAAAAACTGAAAGCATAATAATGTTTCCACTAGAAGGAGAAGCTACATTTATTATAGGCGATAATGAGAGAGAATACAAATTAAAACAATACGACTTTATAACTTTGCCTCCTTGGACCAAATATAAAATATACAATGAAGGGAAAGAGCCTGCTATCATATTTAAACAATCAGATGCCCCAATTTATAAAAAATTAGAAAAATATAGAGAAAAAATATATTAA